TACCCGAAACTGTCGCTCACCGGCAATATTGGCTACGGTGTTGCCCGCGTGGCGGGTGCCAATGTGAACGGCGCCACCTGGGGTTTCGGCCCGTCGCTCAGCCTGCCACTGTTCGATGCCGGGCGGCGAACAGCCGCCGTATCGCTGGCGCAGGCGCGCTACGAGGAGGCGCTGGCCGGTTACCGTGCGACAGCGGTGCGCGCTGTGCGAGAGGTGGAAGAGGCGCTGACCCAGCTCGATGCCGCGCGCCATCGTGCGCCAGAGCTGCTGGCCGCGCTTGGCGGCTATCAGTCGTTCGAGAAGGCCGCGCAGGCGCGGCTCGCCGCCGGAGCTGGCAGCGTGCTTGAGCTGGAGGACGCTCGCCGTGCCGTGCTCGGCGCCCAGGTGGCCGTACTCGCGCTGGAGCGCGAGCGGCTGAACGCAGCCATTTCGCTCTACCGCGCCGTTGGCGGCGGTTGGGATCAGAAGCAAGTACAAGTTTCGGAGAATCGTCCATGAGTTTCGCTACAGTTTTTCAGCAACGCAAGGCGTTGGTCATCGCGCTCGGCGCCGTGCTGGCAGTGGGCGTCATCGGCGTCACCACCGTTCGTGCCGCCGACGACAAGAAGCCGGCAGCGGCAGCCAAGCCGGCACTGACAGTCACCACCGCACGGGCAACGCAATCGGAGTGGCCGGTGAAGCTCGCCGCCAACGGCAATATCGCGCCGTGGCAGGAGGCGATCGTCGGGGCCGAATTGGCCGGGCTGCGCATCAGCGAAGTACGGGTGAACGTTGGCGACATGGTCAAGCGTGGTCAGGTGCTCGCCACCTTCGCGCCTGAGACGATTCGCGCCGATCTCGCGCAGCAGAATGCGGCCGTTGCCGAGGCCGAAGCGGCGTTGGCTGAAGCCGACGCCAATGCTGCGCGTGCCCGCACGCTGCAGGACAGCGGCGCGATGTCCGCGCAGCAGATCAATCAGTACGTGACGGCAGCCAAAACGGCAGCCGCGCGCCTGCAGGCAGCCAAGGCGGCGCGCGACAACGGCCAGCTACGCGTCGGCTACACCCGCGTCGTGTCCCCGGATGACGGCGTGATCTCGGCGCGGGCCGCGACGGTGGGCGCCGTGGTCGGCAGTGGCCAGGAATTGTTCCGCCTGATTCGTGGCAACCGTCTGGAGTGGCGCGCCGAGGTCACGGCCAGTGAGCTGGCCAAGGTGGCGCCCGGCCAGGCCGTCACCGTGACCATGCCCACTGGCGCCGCGGTGAACGGCAAGGTGCGGGTAGTGGCGCCGACGGTGGACACCACCTCTCGCAACGCCATCGTCTACGTTGATCTCGCAAAGCACGCTGAAGCCCGCGCTGGCATGTTTGCGCGCGGCGAGTTCGCGGTCGGTGCGACCGGGGCGCTGTCGTTGCCGCAACAGGCGGTGGTGTTGCGCGATGGCTTCAGCTATGTGTTCAAACTCGAAGCGGGCAACAAGGTCACCCAGCTGAAAGTGCAGACGGGCCGCCGTGTCGGCGACCGGGTCGAAATCACTGCCGGCATCAAGGCGGGCGAGGAGGTGGTGGCCAGTGGAGCCGCCTTCCTGGCCGAAGGTGACGTCGTTCGGGTGGCGGCGGCAACAGGCAACGCATCCGCACCGTCGGCCACTGCGCCAGCCAAAACGCCGGCGACAGGCAAAGCAGGGGCCTGAGCATGATGAATGTCTCCTCCTGGTCGATCAAAAATCCGATTCCATCGGTGATGATCTTCTTCCTGCTCACCCTGGCCGGATTGTTCTCGTTCTCGGCCATGAAGGTGCAGAACTTCCCCGACCTCGATCTGCCCACGGTGACGGTCAGCGCCTCGTTGCCGGGGGCTTCGCCGGGGCAGCTTGAGAACGAAGTGGCGCGCAAGATCGAGAACTCGATTGCCACTCTGCAGGGGGTGAAGCACATCTACACCAAGGTGCAGGACGGTGGCGCCACCATTACCACCGAGTTCCGGCTGGAAAAGCCGGTGCAGGAGGCCGTGGACGATGTCCGTTCGGCCGTCTCGCGCGTGCGCGCTGAACTGCCCGGTGACCTGCGCGATCCGGTGATCAACAAGATTGATCTCGCTGGCAGCCCGGTACTCGCCTTCACCATCGCGTCGAAGCGGATGGATGACGAGGCGCTGTCGTGGTTCGTGGACAACACGCTCACCCGCAAGCTGCTGGCCGTGCGCGGCGTCGGCGCGGTGACCCGCGTCGGCGGCGTTGACCGGCAGGTGCAGGTGCAGCTCGATCCAGTGCGCATGCAGGCACTCAGGGTCAGCGCCGCCGACGTGTCGCGGCAGTTGAAGCAGGTGCA
This is a stretch of genomic DNA from Casimicrobium huifangae. It encodes these proteins:
- a CDS encoding efflux RND transporter periplasmic adaptor subunit; protein product: MSFATVFQQRKALVIALGAVLAVGVIGVTTVRAADDKKPAAAAKPALTVTTARATQSEWPVKLAANGNIAPWQEAIVGAELAGLRISEVRVNVGDMVKRGQVLATFAPETIRADLAQQNAAVAEAEAALAEADANAARARTLQDSGAMSAQQINQYVTAAKTAAARLQAAKAARDNGQLRVGYTRVVSPDDGVISARAATVGAVVGSGQELFRLIRGNRLEWRAEVTASELAKVAPGQAVTVTMPTGAAVNGKVRVVAPTVDTTSRNAIVYVDLAKHAEARAGMFARGEFAVGATGALSLPQQAVVLRDGFSYVFKLEAGNKVTQLKVQTGRRVGDRVEITAGIKAGEEVVASGAAFLAEGDVVRVAAATGNASAPSATAPAKTPATGKAGA